The following are from one region of the Salvia splendens isolate huo1 chromosome 2, SspV2, whole genome shotgun sequence genome:
- the LOC121793093 gene encoding auxin-induced protein 10A5-like produces MPKARASVKRKNGGFVKLKIVVKMLQKSLIPRKKWVPEDVKEGHFAVMAVEDDDLKRFVLPLSFLTRPSFLRLLEQAAEEYGFHHHGALTLPCSPTELEGILAEQWAPQGGSAWDCYQTVVKTC; encoded by the coding sequence ATGCCAAAAGCAAGAGCAAGCGTGAAAAGGAAAAATGGCGGTTTTGTAAAGCTGAAAATAGTGGTGAAAATGCTACAAAAAAGTTTGATTCCTCGAAAGAAATGGGTGCCGGAGGACGTGAAGGAGGGGCACTTCGCGGTGATGGCGGTCGAAGATGACGACCTTAAGAGGTTCGTTTTGCCCTTGAGTTTCTTGACCCGTCCCTCCTTCCTGCGCTTGTtggagcaggcggccgaggagtATGGCTTCCATCACCATGGGGCGCTCACGCTGCCTTGCTCCCCGACTGAGCTTGAGGGGATATTGGCGGAGCAATGGGCGCCCCAGGGGGGCTCTGCTTGGGATTGCTATCAGACCGTCGTTAAAACATGTTGA